The sequence CGCCGCACCCGGCAGCCCGTCCTGATCGCCCACAGCCTCGGCGCGGTCCTGGTCGCGCATTATGCCCGCCGCTATCCGCGCGCGCCGATCGCCGGCGCCCTGCTGGTCGCCCCGGCCGATACCGAGTCGCTCGCTGCTGATCACCCGCTTTCCGGCTTCGCCCCGGTTCCGCTGTCGCGCCTGCCCTTCCCTACCACGCTCGCCCTGAGCCGCAACGACCCGTATATCTCGGTCGAGCGCGGGCGGCTGTTCGCCGCGCGCTGGGGCTCGGAACTGGTCGACCTCGGCCATGCCGGCCACGTCAACACCGAGAGCGGCCATGGTCATTGGCCGGCCGGCTTCCGGCTCGCCTCGCAGCTGGGCAGCCAGCCGATCTGCGCCGCGGCCTGATTGTCCGCCGCCCCGATTCGCCCAATCCGACGGCTTGCCGTCGCCGATCCCCATCGGCGCGGGCCGTCGTCATGGGTGAGCCGGACCCGTCGCCGCCCACGCTGACGTAGCGTTGCGGGCGAAGCCTTATCGAATCCTGCAGTTTGCAAGCGCGGATGGAGGCCATCGCATGGCCGTCAAGCCCGATGCGTTGCGTCAAATTAGATAGGCAACTATACTATTTCTTGGGCTCGCGTTGAGCCCGCGTGCCGCCAGGCGCGCATGGCGTTGTCGGCCCGTCGGGCTCAATCGCAAACGAGGCGCCGCCTCCCCCCGGCCGCGACGCCCCATACCGAGGTGAAAAAATGGCCAGTTCGAGAGCTCCGCTTGGCATTGGCGGATGGTTGCTCGTCCTCTTTGGAATCATCGTCGCGCTTGTCGGACTGGGGCTCGCCATTCCCGGCGTCCAGCTGATCCTGCTCGGCGGCTCCTGGTATTACGCGCTGGCCGGCATCGGCCTCGTCGTCGTCGGCATTCTCTACATCCTGCGCCGGCCGGTCGCGCCCTGGCTCTACATCGCCATTCTGCTCGCCACCCTCGCCTGGGCGCTCTGGGAAGTCGGCCTCGATTTCTGGCCGCTAGTGCCGCGCCTTGTCGCGCCGGCCGTGCTCGCCGTCTTCGCGCTTCTGCTGGTGCCGGCCTTCCCGGCGCGCGGCCGCAGTTCGGCCCCCGCCCTTCTCGGCGCGCTGGCCCTGATCGTCGCGCTCGGCGCCACGGCCTATTATGCCTTCACGCCGCATGGCGTGATCCGCAATGCGGTCGCCTCGGCCGATGCGCCGCCGGCCGTCCCCGCAGCGGCGGCGGGCGCCACCGACTGGCGCCAGTATGGCCGCACCTCGCACGGCACGCGCTACGCGCCGATCGACCAGATCAACCGCGACAACGTCAAGGACCTGAGGGTCGCCTGGACCTTCCAGACCGGCGACCCCGCGGTTTCGGGCTCGGAAGACCAGAACACGCCGCTCCAGGTGGGCGACACGGTCTATACCTGCTCGCCGCACAACATCGTCCACGCCCTGAACGCCGAAACCGGCGCGCTGCGCTGGAAATTCGATCCGCAGGCGAAGTCGCCGCTCTGGCAGCGTTGCCGTGGCGTAAGCTACTATGAGCCGGTGACCGTGCCGGCCGCCGCGGCGCCTGCCGCCACCGAGGCAACGCCGGCTCCCACCGATGGCACGGAGACGGCCGCCACCCCGGCCACCGAAGCTCCCGCCGCCACCCCGGCTCCGGCCCCGGTCGCCGACAATTGCGGCGCCCGCATCGTCATGACGACGATCGACGCGCGGCTGATCCAGATCGACGCCAAGACCGGCCAGCCCTGCACGGGCTTCGGCAATAACGGCACGGTCGATCTCAAGAACGGCATGGGCGACGTCAAGGCCGGCTTCTACTTCCAGACCTCGGCCCCGACCGTCATGCGCGACCTGATCCTGGTCGGCGGCTGGGTCTGGGACAATGTCGAGACCGGCGAGCCCTCGGGCGCGGTCCGCGCCTTCAACGCCCGCACCGGCGAACTCGCCTGGGCCTGGGATCTCGGCAACCCGTCGATCACCGGCGCCCCGCCGGCCGGCGAGAGCTATACGCGCGGCACGCCCAATGTCTGGTCGACGCCGAGCTATGACGACGCGCTCGGCCTCGTCTACCTGCCGACCGGCAATGCGACGCCGGACTTCTTCGGCGCGCACCGCTCCAAGGCGGCGGAGGATTACACCGCCTCGGTGGTGGCGCTCGACATGGCCACCGGCCGCGAGCGCTGGAAGTTCCAGACCGTGCATCACGACCTCTGGGACTATGACGTTCCCTCGCAGCCGGCGCTCTACGACGTGCCGGACGGCAAGGGCGGCACGACGCCGGCTTTGATCCAGGTCACCAAGCGCGGCCAGATCTTCATGCTCGACCGGCGCGACGGCAAGCCGATCGCCGAAGTGCAGGAAAAGCCCGTTCCCCAGACCGGCGGCGTCAAGGAGGACTTCCTCTCCCCGACCCAGCCCTATTCGGTCGGCATGCCCTCGATCGGCACGGAGCCCTTCACCGAGGCGCGGATGTGGGGCGCGACCCCGTTCGACCAGCTCTACTGCCGCATCGAGTTCAAGAAGATGCGCTATGAGGGCGAATTCACCCCGCCCGGCACCACCCGCTCGCTGATCTTCCCGGGCTATTATGGCGGCATGAACTGGGGCAGCGCCTCGGTCGATGAAGCCAACGGCCTGCTCGTCGTCAACGACATCCGCATGCCGCAGTTCGTCGAACTGCTGCCGCGCGAGGTGGCTGACAATTACGGCCCGTCGGCGGCGCATGACGGCCTCGGCACGCAGAAGGGCACGCCCTATGGCGCGCTGAAGAACGGCTTCCTGTCGCCGCTCGGCGTGCCCTGCCACCAGCCGCCCTATGGCACGATCACCGGCATCGACCTGAAGACGCGCCAGATTGCCTGGCAGGTTCCGGCCGGCACGCTGCAGGATACCGGCCCGCTCGGCATGAAGACCGGCCTGCAGATCCCGGTCGGCATGCCCTCGCTGGGCGGTCCCACGACAACCGCCGGCGGCCTGGTCTTCTATGCCGGCACGCAGGACTATTATCTGCGCGCGCTCGACAGCAAGACGGGCGACGAACTCTGGAAGGGCCGCCTTCCCGTCGGCGCCCAGGCGACCCCGATGACCTATGTTTCGCCGGAATCCGGTCGCCAGTTCGTGGTGATTTCGGCCGGCGGCGCGCGCCAGTCGCCCGATCGCGGCGATTACATCATCGCCTACAGCCTGCCCAAGGCGAACTGACCCGCATCCAGCAATGCGAACAATCCGAGGGAGGGTGCGCAAGCGCCCTCCCTTTTTCGTTAGCGATGCCCGATCGCCATCGCGTGACCAAGCTCCCCAAGGTGAGCCGGCATCCGCCGGAGGCGAAAAACGCGCAATGAACGACCCCGACATTCTTCAAAATTAAAAACGACTGCCTTTATCGTCTAAGGCGTCATTCCTAGTCTGAAGACACGGTCGGATGATCGACCGCCGCGGCGATTTCAGGATTGGCTTGCCCCGCGCCAACAACGGCTAAGCCCCAAAGGGAGCACGACGCCCATGACAACCCGGCTCTGTTGACCGACGGATCGGTCGAGATCGCCTGATGGCGATGCCGCGCAGCGCGCGGCGCTTTCCAACCTCTTTGCATTCCCCGCGCTCCCGTTCAGCGAACGGATGCCTGCGCGCTACTCTCAGGACAAACCATGTCACGCATCACCCGCCGCACCTTCGTTGCCACGGCCGCCGCGATCGGCCTCACCTTCGCCGCCGGGGCCACGGCCCGCGCCGACCAGACCAAGCTGACGATCGGCTACCAGACCGTCGTCGAGCCCTCCAAGGTCCCGCAGGCCGACGGCGTCTACGAGAAGGCCGCCAACGCCACGATCGACTGGAAAAAGTTCGATTCCGGCGCCGACGTCATCGCCGCGATCGCTTCCGGCGCGGTGGATATCGGCTATGTCGGCTCCAGCCCGCTCGCCGCCGCCGCCAGCCGCGAACTGCCGATCGAGACGATCTTCGTCGTCGGGCTGATCGGCGAATCCGAGGCGCTCGTCGTGCGCAACGGCGCCAACATCAACGAACCGAAGGATCTCGTCGGCAAGAAGATCGCCGTGCCTTTCGTCTCGACCACGCATTACAGCCTGCTCGCGGCGCTGAAGCACTGGAACATCGATCCGAAGACCGTCGAAGTCCTCAACCTGCGTCCCCCCGAGATCGCCGCCGCCTGGGAGCGGGGCGACATCGACGCGGCCTATGTCTGGGATCCCGCGCTCGGCAAGATCAAGGAGAACGGCAAGGTCCTGACCGACTCGGCCCAGGTCGCCACCTTCGGCGCGCCGACCTTCGACGCCTGGATCGTCCGCAAGGAATTCGCCGATGCGCATCCCGACGCGGTCAAGGCCTTCGTCAAGGTGACCGGCCAGTCCTATGCCGACTTCCGCGCCAAGCCGGACGCCTGGGATGCCAAGTCGGAACAGGCAGCCAAGATCGCCCGCCTGACCGGCGCCAAGGTCGAGGAAGTCCCGGCGCTGCTGAAGGGCTACCACTTCCCGCTGTTGGAGGAGCAGGCGTCGAACGCGCTGCTCGGCGGCGGCACGGTGAAGGCGGTCGCCGACGCCTCGGCCTTCCTCAAGGAGCAGGGCAAGATCCCGGCCGTGCTGCCCGACTATAGCGGCTACGTCACCACCAAGTTCGTCACCGAGGCACAGGCTTCCAACTGAGGTCGTCGTGGCGGCCGTCGGCGGCCGGGCCAAGCCGCGACAACACCCGGCCCGTTCCGCGCCCCTCTGTCGCGGAACGGGCCAAACCGTTTTCGGGGCGGTTGCCGTTCGGCACATACGTAGCGGACCAACCCGTGCTCGCCGTCATCCCGGGCTTGACCCGGGATCCATTCAGCCGACGTGCGACGGAAGCTGAATGGATCCCCGCCTTCGCGGGGATGACGCCGGAGCGGCGGGAACTTTGGCGAACAAGCGCCAGCAGTCGGCAAGGAAGGACGAACACCCATGCCCCATCTCACGCTGGAAAACGTCTCGCTCCGCTATGATGGCGGGGCGCCGGTGCTTTCGAATGTCTCGCTCGACATCGCCTCGGGCGAATTCATCGTCATCGTCGGGCGCTCCGGCTGCGGCAAGACTTCCCTGCTCAACCTTGCCGCCGGCTTCCTCACGCCCGACTCCGGCCGCGTCCTGGTCGACGGCAGGCCCGTCGCCGGACCCGGCGCCGAGCGCGCCGTCGTCTTCCAGAACGATGCGCTGTTCCCCTGGCTGTCGACGGCGGAAAACGTCGCCTTCGCCGCGCGCCTCGCCGGCGTCGCCCAGGCCGAGCGGCGACGCCAGGCCGACCGCCTGCTCGACATCGTCGGCCTTGCCGGGCTCGGCGACCGGCCCATCTGGCAGCTCTCCGGCGGCCAGCGCCAGCGCGTCGGCCTGGCTCGGGCGCTCGCCGCCGATCCCGCCTTCCTGCTGATGGACGAGCCGCTCGGCGCGCTCGACGCGATGACCCGCGAGGGGATGCAGGACCTGCTGCTCAACGCCTGGCACCAAAGCGGCGCCGGCACGCTGCTGATCACCCATGGCGTCGAGGAAGCGCTCTACCTCGCCACCCGCATCATCGTCATGGCGCCCGCCCCCGGACGCATCATTCGCCGGCTCGACGTCGATTTCGGCCGGCGTCGCCTGGCCGGGGAAAGCGCCCGTTCGATCAAGTCGAGCCCGACCTTCGTCGCGGCGCGCGAAGACCTGCTCGACAGCATCTTTGAGAGGGAAGCGGCATGAGCCTCGATCTTGCGGAAGCCAGCCTCGCACCGTCCCGCGCAGAATCCGAAGCAGCCCGGCCGCCCACGCCCCCGCGCAAGCGCCCGGTCGTCGCGATCACCGCCGGCCTGACCCTCACCGCCCTGCTGCTCGCCTGGACGATCGCGTCGCATTTCCGGCTCGTCTCGGCTCTGTTCCTGCCGTCCCCCTTCGAGGTCAGCCGGGCGTTCCTGACGGTCGCGCACGAGGGTTTCGTCGACGCGACGCTGTGGCAGCACCTTTCCGCCAGCCTCGGCCGCGTCTTCGCAGCCCTCGTCGGCGCGACGCTGATTGCCGTGCCGGTCGGCTTCGCCATCGGCTCGAGCCGCATCGGCCGCGGCATCTTCGATCCCATCATCGAGTTCCTGCGGCCGATCCCGCCGCTCGCCTATCTGCCGCTGGTGATCATCTGGTTCGGCATCGGCGAGCCTTCTAAGATCCTGATCATCGGCATCGCCATGCTGGCGCCGATCGTCATTTCCACCACGTCCGGCGTGAAGGGCGTCGACCCCGACCGCCTCAACGCTGCGCGCTCGCTCGGCGCCACGCGCGGCCAGTTGCTTCGCCATGTCGTGCTCCCCAGCGCCCTGCCCTCGATCCTGACCGGCATCCGCATCGCGCTCGGCGCCGGCTGGTCGACCCTGGTCGCGGCCGAACTGGTCGCCGCCTCGCGGGGCCTCGGCTTCATGATCCAGTCGGCGGCGCAATTCCTGGTCACCGACGTGGTCCTGATGGGCATCCTCGTCATCGCCGCCGTCGCCTTCGCGCTGGAGGCGATCCTGCGCTGGATCGAGCGTCGCCTGGTGCCCTGGGCGGGCAAGGCCTAGGTGTCTCGGACGCTGGGTTGTTGAACGATTAAGCCCTCGCGCCCTAGACTGCCTTGCAGGGACGGGGCGGAGGGGGGCGACAGTGCGAGATGGGTGGGGAGCAGCGCTGCGGCTGGTCGTGCTGGCGGCCGGGATCGCCGTGTCGGGGTGTTCGGCCACCGACACCACGCCCATCAACCAGACGCGGACGCAGGCAGGACCGCCCTCGCCCGCCGCCCTTCCCGATCCCGACGATGACGGCGGCACCATCCTGGCGCTGGCCTTTTCCGGCGGCGGCACCCGCGCCGCCGCCTTCGCCTATGGCGCGCTGACCGAGCTCGACACGCTCATCATCGACGAGCATCCCACCGAACGCAGCCTGGTCGACGACGTCCGCTCGGTCGCCGGCACCTCCGGCGGCGCCGTCATGGCCGCCTATCTCGGCTACAAGGGCAAGGAGGGATATGCCGACTTCCGCGATCGTTTCCTGGCGATGGACGCCGAGAGCTACATGCGGACCCTCTTCACGCCGAGCAATCTGGCGCGCACCGTCGTCGATGGCGGCGCCAATGACCGCAACAGCTTCGGCCGCTGGCTGGACGAACAGCTCTTCGAGGGCGCGACCTTCGCGGCCTTCCACAAGCCGGACAGGCCGATCGTCTGGATCACCGCCTCCGACATCTACAACCGCACGCCGTTCCTCTTCACCCAGGATACTTTCTCGGCGCTTTGCAGCGATCTCGACCAGGTGAAGATCGCCGATGCGGTCGCCGCTTCGGCGGCGGTTCCGGTCGTGTTCTCGCCCGTCATCCTCGCCACGCCGGCCAAGGGCCAGTGCCAGTATCAAAGGCCCGCTTGGCTGCAGCGGGCGATCGATTCCGACAACCCGTCCGTCCGCCTGCAGGCCTATGCGCGGATGCTCGATTCCTACCAGTCCAACAGCGATCTCAAATATGTCCGCCTTCTGGATGGCGGCCTGACCGACAATCTCGGCATCAGCGCGATGTCGCTGGAGCGGGCCCAGGCCACCACGCCCTATGCCCCGCTGTCGGCGTATCAGGCGGTGCGCATCCGCCACTTCCTGTTCATCGTGACCGATGCCGGCGTCCAGAACGAATATGACTGGGGCGTATCGCAGCAGCCGCCGCATATCGGCAAGATCCTGCGCTCGGTCGCGGATACGACGATCTCGGCCTCCACCCGCCACGGCTTCGACGCGGTCGACCTCGCCTTCAACCAGTGGCAGCAGCAGCTGATCGAATATCGCTGCGGCCTTACCAATGCGCAGGTGCTGCGCACGCGCGGCACGCTCGTCGGCTGGAACTGCCGCGATGTCGTCGTCACCACCGAGCACCTGTCGTTCCGCAACGCCGACCCGTCGCTATACCGGGCGCTCAACAACATCCCGACCCGGCTGCGCCTCGACAAGCAGCAGGTCGATCTGGTGATCCAGGCCGGCCGCGAGGCGGTGCGGAACAATGCGAACATCCAGAAGGTCGCCCGCGAAACGCGCCAGCGCGCCCGGATCTTCGACGCGATCGGCCGGGCCCAGATGGCGCGCAACTGACGCCGCGCTCAGATGCCGATTCCGTCCTCGGTCCGGTCGAGGATCAGCGGGATGATCAGGTCTTCCTCGTCGGCGAGATGGCGCATCAGCCCCGCGAGCATGGCGCCGCTCGCATCGGCATAGGCATTGCTTGCCCGCAGCAGGGCATCGCGATCGCCATCGAGCGACCGCAGCAAGCCGTTCGCCGTCTCGGCCACGGAATCGATCCAGTGATGGATCGTCTGGTGATCTCCGTCTAGCAGTTCGAAGCCATGCGCCAGGCGTGGCTCCGCCGCCGTGAAGACGGGAAAATACTGGTAGTCCTCAATCTGGTGATGGCCCTCGAGCTCGCCGAGAAAGCGCTGCAGCCGCGGCACCAGCCAAGGGCCGAAGGCGCGCGGCTCGATCCTGCCTTCCCGGAAATCCACCAGCCCGGCGGCCATGATCCGGCCCTGCTCGCGAAAAGCATCATGGCGCTGCAGCCAGAAGCGCGCCGTCATGCCGAGATTGGCGTGGCCGGTCCAGACCTCGCGCGGATAGAGCTCGGCGAGGAAGCGCAGCGTCTCCGGCAATCCGGTACGGGTTTCGAGCGCAAGCGTGGCGGGATCGGTCATGGGCACCTTGGGCCGCGAAGGCCGGAAAAGCGTCGGGACGGGACAAGGTCCCAGAGATAGGGATCGGAACGGCCAAACCAAGGGATGCGCCCTCGCCCGCGCCGGCGCGATTCGGCCGGGTGGCATGAAAGCGACTTCGCAAACCTTGCCGCGAAGCGCTATCAACAAGCCAGCACCGCCGCAACCGGGCAGGATTCGACAAGGGCCGAGCGTTCCGGCGCCGCCAAGCCGAGGGGAAAGACCTTGACCACATGGATTGTTCTAGCCGTGATCGTGGCCGCCGCGTTCTATGCGGTCAGCCTGTACAACAACCTCGTCACCAAGCGGAACCTCGCCCATGAGGGCTGGAGCGGCATCGACGTCCAGCTGAAGCGCCGCGCCGACCTGATCCCCAACCTGGTCGAGACGGTCAAGGGCTATGCCGCGCATGAGAAGGGCATCTTCGAGGATGTCGCCGCCAAGCGCGCGGCCAGCATGAACGCCGGCGACGTCAAGAGCCAGGCCGCCGCCGACCAGGCGCTTTCCGGCGCGCTCGGCCGGCTGATCGCGATCTCCGAGGCCTATCCGGACCTGAAAGCCGACGCGAATTTCCGGGAGCTCCAGGCCCAGCTCGCCAGCGTCGAGGACGAGATGCAGATGGCGCGCCGCTATTACAACGGCACGGTGCGCGACCTGAACACCGCGATCCAGACCTTCCCCGCCGTGCTGGTCGCCAACATGTTCGGCTTCCACGCCGAGGCCTTCTACGAGATCGAGGATCGCGCCGCCGCGCAGATCCCGCCCAAGGTCTCGTTCTGAGGCGTTATCCATGCTGCGCATATCTGGATTCCTGATCGCTCTCCTGCTGTCGCTGGCGTCCGCCTCCGCCGAGGAGCGCATCCTGCGCTTCGTCTCGGACGTGGCCGTGCAGCGCAATGGCGACCTCGACGTGGTCGAGACCATCCGCGTCCAGGCCGAGGGCAACGAGATCCGGCGCGGCATCCTGCGCGACTTCCCGACCACCTACCGGGATGACCGAGGCGGCTCGGTGGTCGTCGGCTTCGACGTGGAATCCGTCACCCGCGACGGCCAGAACGAGCCCTTCGAGATCGAATCCCTGGCCAATGGCAAGCGCATCCGCATCGGCTCGGCCGACACGCTGCTCGAGCCCGGCCCGCACGATTACGTCATCCGTTATCGCACGACACGCCAGATCGGCTTCTTCGACGGTTTCGACGAATTGTACTGGAACGCGACCGGCACCGGCTGGACCTTCCCGATCGATGTCGCCGAGGCGCGGATCACGCTTCCCGAGGCCGTCCCGTTCGGCAATACGGCGATCTATACGGGCCAGCAGGGCGACCGCGGCCAGGATGCCACGGTCGTTTCCAAGGATCCGGGACGGATCGTCTTCCGCACGACGGCGCCCCTGCCGGCGCATAACGGCCTGACGGTTGCCGCCGCCTGGCCGAAAGGCGTGGTCGAGCCGCCAAGCACCAGCCGGCGCACCGTCTGGTGGCTCAAGGACAATATCGGCGCGATCTTCGCGCTGCTCGGCGGTGCCGGCGGGCTGCTCTACCTGTTCCAGGCCTGGCGCAAGGCCGGCCGCGATCCCAGGCCCGGCCCGATCATTCCCCTCTTCACGCCGCCCGAGGGCCTTTCGGCCGCCGCGACCCGCTATATTTCGGAAATGGACTTCGACGATCGCGTCTTCACCGCTGCGATCCTCGATCTCGGCGTCAAGGGCCAGCTGAAGATCACCGACAGCGACAAGACCCTGGTCGTGACCCGCATGCCGGGCGGCAAGGCGATCCCCGCGCCGGAAGCCGCGGCGGCGCAGGCGCTGTTTCGCAGCCGCGGCGAGATCTCGCTCGTCCAGTCGAACCACGCCACCCTTTCCAACGCCCGGACGACGCTGGCCCGAGCGCTCGAGAAGGCCTATTCCGGCACCGTGTTCAACATGAACAGCGGCTGGCTCACCGGCGGCGTGCTGATCACGGTCGCGGCCTATGCGCTGGCGGCGATCGGGCTGGTGATCGCCATGGGCGAAAACGGCATGGTCGCCGCCTTCAGCCTGGTGTTCCTGTCAGTGCCGTCCATCGTGGTCGGGCTGACCCTGCGCTCGCTGCGCGGCAGTCCCTGGTACAAGCGGATCTTCACCCTGCTGTTCATCGGCATCTTCGCGCTCGCCTTTGGCGGCGCGGGCCTCGGCGTGTTTCTCAGCGCCGTGCGCAGTCCGATCGATCTGGCGGTACTCGTGCTGCCCTTCGCCCTGCTGCCCATGCTGGCCTCGTCCTTCTCGTGGATGCGTGCGCCGACGCCGGAGGGGCAGAAGTTGCGCGATGCCATCGCCGGCTTCCGCCAATATCTCGGCATCGCCGAGGAGCACCGGCTGGAAATGCTGCATCCGCCGGAAAAGACGCCGGAACTGTTCGAGCGCTACCTGCCCTATGCCGTGGCGCTCGACGTCGAAAATGCCTGGGCGGCGAAGTTCGCCGGCATCCTGGCGGCGGCGGGAGCGACCGCGGCCGTATCGAGCTGGTATATCGCGAGCGGCAACCGGGACGTCGGCAGCCTGGTCGACCGCCTCGGCTCCGGGCTATCGCAGACGGTGGCCGCAGCCGCGACCGCACCGGGTTCCAGTTCGGGTTCCGGCGGCTTCAGCGGCAGCAGCGGCGGTGGTTCATCCGGCGGCGGCGGTGGAGGCGGCGGTGGTTCCGGCTGGTAGTCGCAGGGACCAGCACTAAAATCATCCGGCCGCATGTCGAAACCGGGCCCCTTCATCCGTCGCTTGGCAATAGAGCGACGTTTCGGAGGGACGATCCATGGACAGCACATTCAAGACCCTGGCACTGGTTATCGCGCGCCTGATTTTCGGCGGCGTCTTCGTGATGGCGGCGACCTTCAAGTTCATCGACATGAACGCGACCGCCGGCTACATCGCCTCCGCCGGCTTCCCCGCCTCGCTATTCCTGGCCTGGGTGGCGGCGATCTTCGAGACGGCTCTGGCAATCGCGCTGCTGACCGGCGCGTTCTTTTCCGAAGCCGCGCTTCTCGCCGCTGCCTATATCCTGTTCCTGGCGATCGCCTTCCATGGGCCCTCGCACTGGAGCGGCAACCAGGCGGAGTTCGGCTTCTTCGTCGACCACTTCACCTTCATCGCCGGCCTGCTCTTCGCCGCCGTGCACGGCCCGGGCGAAAGACTGGCCCTGCGGAGGTCCCTGCTTGGAAGGGCGGCCGCCTAGCGACTTGAATGCGCATAAGAAGGGGCAGTGCCCGGCCGGTCACTGCCCCTCGCATAACAGTCTCCCCTTCACCTCTCCCTGAGGGAGAGGTCGACGGCCAAAGACCGGCGGGTGAGGGTTTACGGCTTCTCCGGATAGGTCCCTAAACCCTCACCCGGAGCAAGACTTTGGCGCCCTTCGGAAACCGGCGTGCCACCCTCGACACCCAACATCCTGAGGAGGCTTGCGAGCAAGCCGTCTCGAAGGACGCACCGTCCAAGTGCCAAGGGATACCGCACTGCCCTGCGTGCTTCGAGACGGCCCTTCGGGCCTCCTCAGCATGTTGAGGACGGTGGCAAGTCCAAGCAGTCCAGAGGCAAGAAGCGCCTCTGGCTACATGACATTCAGCTTGCGAAGCTGAAGTTCTACCTCTGAACGCTTACTTCTTCGCCTGCGGGTGTGCGCCGGCGGGGACGCGGCGCTTGATGCCGTCCAGGATCTTGGCGGCCAGCGCGTCATAATCGCCGTCGAAGTGATGGCCACCCGTCGTCTTGATCATCTCGACGCCGGTTCCCTCGACCTTCGGGCAAGCGGAATCGTCCTCCTCCTCGCCATAGACGCACTGGACCAGCGCCGGCTTGATCTGCTTCAGATCCGGCAGGGTCTGGCCCTCGCTGGAGCTGGTGCCGAGGAATTCGCCGACCGAGATCTCGTAGTCGACCGCCTCGGACAGGCCGAGTAGCGAGAGCTGCGCCACCATGTCCTTGGTGTCGGCGGGCAGGCGGTTATAGGCGGCCGGCAACACGTCGGCGCCGAAGGAATAGCCGATCAGGACGACGTGATCGACGCCCCAGCGCTCGGTATAGGCCTCGATGATGCGGGCAAGGTCGGCCGAGGTCTGGTCCGGCGTCTTCTGCGACCAGAAATAGCGCAAGGAATCGACGCCGACGGTCGGCACGCCTTCCTTCTGCAGGGCTTCCGCGACCGACTTGTCGATATCGCGCCAGCCACCATCGCCGGAGAAGACGATCGCCAGCGTGTCGAACTTCGACGTGGCCGGCAGCTCGATCAGTTGCAGGTCGGCGAGCGGATCCGCATCCGAAGACTTCGGCACCAGGAGGTGCTGCAGACGTTCCAGCAACGCGGCGCGGGCATCGCCCTCGACCGTCTTGTCCTTGAGCTTGAAGCCCTGCTTCTGCAGGTCGGCGACATGCGCCTTGCCGTCGGCGGGCGCCGACGCGGTGAAGATCACGTCGACCGGATTGGCTGGGTCGCCCTTCTCCAGGCCATAGGTGACGCCGCCCGGCACTTCCGTGCGCGGCGCATCGGTGCAGAGCGGCTTGACCAGCGGCAGCGCCAGCGCCGGATCGACGGCGACGTTTCGGCCAATCGTGGCGTCGGGCGTCTGTGCCGCCAGGTCCAGCGCCAGGGCGCCGGCGGTGCCGATGCCGGCGATGACCGGCGAATGATAGATGCTGGTGCCGAGCTGGCGCTGGATCTGATGGCTCAGATCCTCGATGTCGCCGACGACATAAGCGCAATCCTCGGATTTGTCGGCCTCCAGGCCGGCCAGGAATTTCGGCGTGTCGATGCCGACCACGATGGCGCCGGACTTCTGCAGGGTGGCGGCCGTGGCCTCGTCGGCCGGCGTCCAACCCTCCTTGTCGGAGAACAGGAAGACCGCGCCGGTGACGGCTTCGGTCGGCAGCAG is a genomic window of Kaistia defluvii containing:
- a CDS encoding AcvB/VirJ family lysyl-phosphatidylglycerol hydrolase; its protein translation is MIRNLLFASLFACASLPAMAQDAPAGSAPPKPDGFNAGLLGKPEILLPTEAVTGAVFLFSDKEGWTPADEATAATLQKSGAIVVGIDTPKFLAGLEADKSEDCAYVVGDIEDLSHQIQRQLGTSIYHSPVIAGIGTAGALALDLAAQTPDATIGRNVAVDPALALPLVKPLCTDAPRTEVPGGVTYGLEKGDPANPVDVIFTASAPADGKAHVADLQKQGFKLKDKTVEGDARAALLERLQHLLVPKSSDADPLADLQLIELPATSKFDTLAIVFSGDGGWRDIDKSVAEALQKEGVPTVGVDSLRYFWSQKTPDQTSADLARIIEAYTERWGVDHVVLIGYSFGADVLPAAYNRLPADTKDMVAQLSLLGLSEAVDYEISVGEFLGTSSSEGQTLPDLKQIKPALVQCVYGEEEDDSACPKVEGTGVEMIKTTGGHHFDGDYDALAAKILDGIKRRVPAGAHPQAKK
- a CDS encoding DUF2207 domain-containing protein, with the protein product MLRISGFLIALLLSLASASAEERILRFVSDVAVQRNGDLDVVETIRVQAEGNEIRRGILRDFPTTYRDDRGGSVVVGFDVESVTRDGQNEPFEIESLANGKRIRIGSADTLLEPGPHDYVIRYRTTRQIGFFDGFDELYWNATGTGWTFPIDVAEARITLPEAVPFGNTAIYTGQQGDRGQDATVVSKDPGRIVFRTTAPLPAHNGLTVAAAWPKGVVEPPSTSRRTVWWLKDNIGAIFALLGGAGGLLYLFQAWRKAGRDPRPGPIIPLFTPPEGLSAAATRYISEMDFDDRVFTAAILDLGVKGQLKITDSDKTLVVTRMPGGKAIPAPEAAAAQALFRSRGEISLVQSNHATLSNARTTLARALEKAYSGTVFNMNSGWLTGGVLITVAAYALAAIGLVIAMGENGMVAAFSLVFLSVPSIVVGLTLRSLRGSPWYKRIFTLLFIGIFALAFGGAGLGVFLSAVRSPIDLAVLVLPFALLPMLASSFSWMRAPTPEGQKLRDAIAGFRQYLGIAEEHRLEMLHPPEKTPELFERYLPYAVALDVENAWAAKFAGILAAAGATAAVSSWYIASGNRDVGSLVDRLGSGLSQTVAAAATAPGSSSGSGGFSGSSGGGSSGGGGGGGGGSGW
- a CDS encoding hemerythrin domain-containing protein, producing the protein MTDPATLALETRTGLPETLRFLAELYPREVWTGHANLGMTARFWLQRHDAFREQGRIMAAGLVDFREGRIEPRAFGPWLVPRLQRFLGELEGHHQIEDYQYFPVFTAAEPRLAHGFELLDGDHQTIHHWIDSVAETANGLLRSLDGDRDALLRASNAYADASGAMLAGLMRHLADEEDLIIPLILDRTEDGIGI
- a CDS encoding DoxX family protein, translated to MDSTFKTLALVIARLIFGGVFVMAATFKFIDMNATAGYIASAGFPASLFLAWVAAIFETALAIALLTGAFFSEAALLAAAYILFLAIAFHGPSHWSGNQAEFGFFVDHFTFIAGLLFAAVHGPGERLALRRSLLGRAAA
- a CDS encoding LemA family protein; translated protein: MTTWIVLAVIVAAAFYAVSLYNNLVTKRNLAHEGWSGIDVQLKRRADLIPNLVETVKGYAAHEKGIFEDVAAKRAASMNAGDVKSQAAADQALSGALGRLIAISEAYPDLKADANFRELQAQLASVEDEMQMARRYYNGTVRDLNTAIQTFPAVLVANMFGFHAEAFYEIEDRAAAQIPPKVSF
- a CDS encoding patatin-like phospholipase family protein: MRDGWGAALRLVVLAAGIAVSGCSATDTTPINQTRTQAGPPSPAALPDPDDDGGTILALAFSGGGTRAAAFAYGALTELDTLIIDEHPTERSLVDDVRSVAGTSGGAVMAAYLGYKGKEGYADFRDRFLAMDAESYMRTLFTPSNLARTVVDGGANDRNSFGRWLDEQLFEGATFAAFHKPDRPIVWITASDIYNRTPFLFTQDTFSALCSDLDQVKIADAVAASAAVPVVFSPVILATPAKGQCQYQRPAWLQRAIDSDNPSVRLQAYARMLDSYQSNSDLKYVRLLDGGLTDNLGISAMSLERAQATTPYAPLSAYQAVRIRHFLFIVTDAGVQNEYDWGVSQQPPHIGKILRSVADTTISASTRHGFDAVDLAFNQWQQQLIEYRCGLTNAQVLRTRGTLVGWNCRDVVVTTEHLSFRNADPSLYRALNNIPTRLRLDKQQVDLVIQAGREAVRNNANIQKVARETRQRARIFDAIGRAQMARN